TGCACGACGTCCAGCGGAACGCGGACGAAGTCGGTGGGTTCGTCGTACGCCCACTGGCGGGGCAGCGCCTCGGCGACGAGCCCGATCTCGTAGGGCTGGGTCACGAGTTCGGCCGGTCCGCGGACGAGGACGCTCCACCCCACCCCGGTGTCGGCGTTGATGTCGTCGACCTCGAACACGACGACGGTGCGCTGTGAGGCGGCCCGGAACTTCGCGCCGTGCTCAGTGCGGAACACCACGCTCGCCCCGTCGAGGACGTAGTGCACCGGGTGGGCGTTCAGCAGCATCCGGTCCTGGAACACGAACCTCCCGATCTGCGTGCTGCCGAGGAGGTGCAGGCATTCGGCGAGTTCCAGAGGCGTCAGCTTCACCGCGTCGAACATCGTCGCCTTCGGTCGGTGTCAGTTCAAGTCAGTGCACGTCAATACGGGCCATACAGCCTTTACGTACCGGATCGACTGTCAAGCCGAACTTGTCATCTATGCGAAGGCAGGGGATCCCACCTGCCCCGACCGGGTGTTCGCCCCTGCACAGTTCTACGCTTCCGTCGCGGGAAAGACGAGTCCTGGCAGGGGTTCGGGTCAGATCACGCGGACCTCGACGGCAGCTTTGTGCCGGTTGGAGAGGTTCGGGCTTCCTGCTGCCTTCACTGCCTTCAGACGAGTTGCTCCTTGCCGTCCACGGCATCGATCCCGCCAGTGGTGAACGGCGCCGGGGCCAGTGCGGCGTAGGTCGCGCCCGTGCTCGTGGTGGCGGACTCCACCAGGCGGAAGCCGGTGGCGGGAGCCTGCGCGGTGAACAGGCGCTTGCCGGTCCCGACGGCGACCGGGAACGTCAGCAGGCGGTACTCGTCGACCAGGCCGGCCTCGTGCAGCGTACGGGCGAGTGCACAGCTGCCGTGGACCTGGAGCTCCCCGCCCGGACGTTCCTTCAGCCGGGCGATCCGCGCCACGGCGTCGCCGCCGGGGAGCACGGTGGTGTCGTTCCAGTCCGGTTGGGTGACGGTGCTCGAGACGAGGTACTTGGGCAGTCCGTTGAGCGCGGTGGCGGCGGGGTTGTCCGGGTCGGTGATCTGCTTCCAGAAGTCGCGCATCATCACGAACGTCGTCCGGCCCAGCAGGATCGCCTCGGCGCGGGCGAACCATCCGTCGACGATCCTGCCCATGTCCTGGTCGGCGTGGGGCACCAGCCAGCCGCCGCGGGTGAAGCCGCCGCTGGGGTCCTCCTCGACGCCTCCGGGGCCCTGCATGACGCCGTCGACGGTGAGGAACGTGTGCACTGTGAGCTTCATGGCGATCTCCTTCTTCGATGGAGGGGCCGGTCCCCTCAGCGACCCTTCGATCCGGGTCGCCCGGATTCGACATCCGTCCGGAGAAGCCTCGGGAAAAGTTCGATGCCGTTGTCGGCACCGACCTCTAGGGTGTGGCGCCATGACGCTCTCCACCGACGCCTGCCTGACTGCCATCGCCGAGCACTCCACCGGCTTCGCCGCCGCCGTACGCGACAACCTGGATGCCCGGGTCGAGCACTGTCCCGACTGGGACGTCGCCGATCTCGTGGAGCACCTGACCGAGGTGCACTGGTTCTGGCGGACCATCGCAGCCGAGCGGCTGGACGCGCCGCCGGAGGGGACCCGGCGACCGGCCCGCGCCGACCGGCCCGAGCTGGTCGCGACGTTCGAGCGGGGTGCCGCCGAGCTGGTCGACGTGCTCGGCAGGGCCGATCAGGACGCACCGGTGTGGACCTGGTTCCCCGGCCGCCGGGACATCGGCTTCATCACCCGCCACCAGGTGCAGGAGGCGGCGGTGCACCACTGGGACGCGGCGAACGCGGCCGGCGCCGCCTGGGCGGTGCGCCCGGAGGTGGCGGCGGACGCGATCGAGGAGTTCCTCACCTGCTCGCTGGCAGACGCCGACGACATCGCGCGGTTGGGGCGCACGCTGGCCGGGCCGCTCGTGCTCACCGCCACCGACCTCGACCGGTCGTGGACGGTGTCCCAGGCCGATCCCACCGCGGCGCTGACGTGGACTCCGGGCGCGGACGGCCCGGCCGCCGTCTCCGGCACGGTCGCCGACCTGATGCTGTGGATCTACGGCCGGGTGGCGCTCCCCACCGACCAGCCCGAGCGGGTCGCCGCGTTCCGCTCGCTGGCCTCCACCGACTGACGTACGACTCGTCGCGGGGACGCCCGGAACACGGCCAGTGGTCAGTACGGGCACATCGAGTAGTTCACCAGTGAGATCGGTGCGATGAATCTGTTGTCGCACCGCTCTCGTCGTGCGCTAAGACCGAGATATGGCTAACCTGTTCCGATCCGGAAAAGCGGACCTTTGGCCGAGCCCTTCCAGGGCAAAGGAGCAGGACCGATGAGTGACACGCCGACGTATGACAAATTGGTGGACGAACGCCTTGGGCGGGCACCGCACGAGTTCGACGGATACGACAGCTGGGACCAGTCCGAAGAAGCCCGTGCGGCATTTGATCGAGGCGCTGCCGAAGCGTTGCTCATCGAGCACGAAGCGTCCCCTCCCGAACGGGTTTTCGCCCGCCACGCAAGGGATGTCAGCGCTGTCCGGTCCGTCGTGGACAGGTGATGTCTCACTGTTCGATCCGGCCGCCGGTCACCTCGGAAGGTGCCCGGTCTCAATTCCCCGAAATATGCTGCAGGAAAGCGAGACGTAATGAGTCAAACACTGGTCGTACTTCTTTTTGCCGGCTTGTTCGCCGCCGCTCTGGCCCATTTCCTGCGTCGCGGAGCCAGCCGCATTGCACGAATTGCGGCGGCGGTTCTCTTCGGGCTCGGACTCCTGCTGGCGCTGATCCCGTCGCTGAGTCTCGGATAGGTATTCGAAGGTCCTTAGGTCTCAGTTCTCCCGACCCGGCGTGTTCGCCACACCGTCAGCCGCCGAGGCGACCACGCCGGTCG
This Actinopolymorpha cephalotaxi DNA region includes the following protein-coding sequences:
- a CDS encoding pyridoxamine 5'-phosphate oxidase family protein, producing the protein MKLTPLELAECLHLLGSTQIGRFVFQDRMLLNAHPVHYVLDGASVVFRTEHGAKFRAASQRTVVVFEVDDINADTGVGWSVLVRGPAELVTQPYEIGLVAEALPRQWAYDEPTDFVRVPLDVVQGRRYNGHLQTPRGRRRQRAAAGRGPTLEWPRLTPD
- a CDS encoding dihydrofolate reductase family protein, which codes for MKLTVHTFLTVDGVMQGPGGVEEDPSGGFTRGGWLVPHADQDMGRIVDGWFARAEAILLGRTTFVMMRDFWKQITDPDNPAATALNGLPKYLVSSTVTQPDWNDTTVLPGGDAVARIARLKERPGGELQVHGSCALARTLHEAGLVDEYRLLTFPVAVGTGKRLFTAQAPATGFRLVESATTSTGATYAALAPAPFTTGGIDAVDGKEQLV
- a CDS encoding maleylpyruvate isomerase family mycothiol-dependent enzyme; amino-acid sequence: MTLSTDACLTAIAEHSTGFAAAVRDNLDARVEHCPDWDVADLVEHLTEVHWFWRTIAAERLDAPPEGTRRPARADRPELVATFERGAAELVDVLGRADQDAPVWTWFPGRRDIGFITRHQVQEAAVHHWDAANAAGAAWAVRPEVAADAIEEFLTCSLADADDIARLGRTLAGPLVLTATDLDRSWTVSQADPTAALTWTPGADGPAAVSGTVADLMLWIYGRVALPTDQPERVAAFRSLASTD